In Natronomonas halophila, one DNA window encodes the following:
- a CDS encoding PaaI family thioesterase, with translation MDLSEMFARMPYNDHLGIELLEAEDGYAVGELELSQEHSSNPNQLVAHGGVAYSLADTVGGAAVMSANFTVTPTINMRMDYLAPATGGTLRAEAEVIRNGDSVATVSVDVTDEDGTDIATARGTYKTGGGDDGSAWRGEEAE, from the coding sequence ATGGACCTCTCCGAGATGTTCGCTCGGATGCCGTACAACGACCACCTCGGCATCGAGCTACTGGAAGCTGAAGACGGCTACGCGGTCGGGGAGCTGGAGCTCTCCCAGGAACACTCCTCGAACCCGAACCAGTTGGTCGCCCACGGCGGCGTGGCCTACTCGCTGGCCGACACCGTCGGCGGCGCGGCGGTCATGTCCGCGAACTTCACCGTCACGCCGACTATCAACATGCGGATGGATTATCTCGCACCCGCGACCGGCGGGACGCTCCGTGCGGAGGCCGAGGTCATCCGCAACGGCGACAGCGTCGCCACCGTCTCGGTCGACGTCACCGACGAGGACGGAACCGACATCGCAACCGCTCGCGGGACCTACAAGACGGGCGGCGGCGACGACGGCTCGGCGTGGCGCGGCGAGGAAGCCGAATAG
- a CDS encoding ACT domain-containing protein → MFDEIMRKFEDSPSQQAVIRLLLERGFSVNDDGRVVSGGIEIPNTGIAREIDVDRRVVDATTDAILEDDELRRIFQNISAIPSLMDLAPVLDLNVLTVRVGNADQPGIVAEITGMLADNDISIRQTISEDPEFTDEPKLYIITDEPLPGELLNEIRALDFVRKIELE, encoded by the coding sequence ATGTTCGACGAGATTATGCGGAAGTTCGAGGACAGCCCGAGCCAGCAGGCTGTCATTCGGCTCCTGCTCGAACGCGGCTTCTCCGTCAACGACGACGGCCGCGTCGTCTCCGGCGGCATCGAGATTCCGAACACGGGCATCGCCCGCGAAATCGACGTCGACCGCCGGGTCGTCGACGCGACGACCGACGCCATCCTCGAAGACGACGAACTCCGTCGTATCTTCCAGAACATCTCGGCGATTCCGTCGCTAATGGACCTCGCGCCCGTGTTGGACCTGAACGTCCTGACGGTTCGGGTGGGAAATGCCGACCAGCCGGGTATCGTCGCGGAAATCACGGGGATGCTCGCCGACAACGACATCTCGATTCGCCAGACTATCAGCGAGGACCCGGAGTTCACCGACGAGCCGAAACTCTACATCATCACCGACGAACCGCTGCCGGGCGAGTTGCTCAACGAGATTCGCGCCCTCGACTTCGTCCGCAAAATCGAACTGGAGTAG
- the upp gene encoding uracil phosphoribosyltransferase translates to MPIEDRDDAHVITHSLAKHTLSELRSVETDQVAFRNGLVDLGRLCGFEIIDGMLETEYVSITTPLAETTGEVVKGLDDVVIVNVLRAATPFVEGLVEAFPHARQGVISAGRDEEAGMDEDGEFPITVDYVKLPEINEDDTVIVADPMLATGSTMVAVLEEVMNMGDPERLVVLSAVSAPPGLVRVDEAFPSVDILTVSIDERLDDDGYIVPGVGDAGDRAFGT, encoded by the coding sequence ATGCCCATCGAGGACCGCGATGACGCACACGTCATCACCCACTCGCTGGCGAAGCATACCCTCTCGGAGCTTCGCTCGGTCGAAACCGACCAGGTGGCGTTTCGGAACGGCCTCGTCGACCTCGGTCGTCTCTGTGGTTTCGAAATCATCGACGGGATGCTGGAAACCGAATACGTCTCGATTACGACGCCGCTGGCCGAAACCACCGGCGAGGTCGTCAAAGGCCTCGACGACGTCGTCATCGTCAACGTACTTCGCGCGGCGACGCCCTTCGTGGAGGGGCTCGTCGAAGCGTTCCCGCACGCCCGTCAGGGCGTCATTTCCGCGGGGCGCGACGAGGAAGCCGGCATGGACGAGGACGGCGAGTTCCCCATCACCGTCGACTACGTGAAACTCCCCGAAATCAACGAGGACGATACGGTTATCGTCGCCGACCCGATGCTCGCGACGGGGTCGACGATGGTCGCCGTCCTTGAAGAGGTCATGAATATGGGCGACCCCGAACGGCTGGTCGTCCTCTCGGCGGTGAGCGCGCCGCCGGGACTCGTCCGCGTCGACGAGGCGTTCCCGAGCGTCGACATCCTCACCGTCAGCATCGACGAGCGCCTCGACGACGACGGCTACATCGTCCCCGGCGTCGGCGACGCGGGCGACCGCGCGTTCGGTACCTGA
- a CDS encoding DUF5828 family protein, with amino-acid sequence MEVEESVSGFKVRGRWGDIVEHGERITRALKDLADEDQPVDEDALEEWDDWRPKAEERLSKDVSEKTAEQAAVAEGEGEKAGKEPEDDLKTAGEKLADSYESLEEPVEAVGEWRDSINHVARAADSATRKALRKVEGGVYKKVMTQVSPYYFDNQLVSANVQSAGDGDDYVFEVNINDDDLKIRVSNKLADYETSVDRWHVDIPKETNVAEAVEGHPPPEEGEEETHGESEPTKN; translated from the coding sequence ATGGAGGTCGAAGAGAGCGTCTCCGGGTTCAAGGTCCGCGGACGCTGGGGAGACATCGTCGAACACGGCGAACGAATCACGCGAGCACTCAAGGACCTCGCGGATGAGGACCAGCCGGTCGACGAGGACGCACTCGAAGAATGGGACGACTGGCGACCGAAAGCCGAAGAACGGCTCAGCAAGGACGTCAGCGAAAAGACCGCCGAGCAAGCGGCCGTCGCGGAGGGCGAAGGCGAGAAGGCGGGCAAAGAGCCCGAGGACGATCTCAAGACCGCCGGCGAGAAGTTGGCGGACTCCTACGAGAGCCTCGAAGAGCCAGTCGAGGCCGTCGGCGAGTGGCGCGATTCCATCAATCACGTTGCTCGCGCGGCAGACTCGGCGACCCGGAAAGCGCTCCGGAAAGTCGAGGGGGGCGTTTACAAGAAGGTCATGACACAGGTATCGCCGTACTACTTCGACAACCAACTGGTCAGTGCGAACGTCCAGTCGGCCGGCGATGGCGACGACTACGTCTTCGAGGTCAACATCAACGACGACGACCTGAAGATTCGCGTCTCCAACAAACTCGCGGACTACGAAACCTCGGTCGACCGCTGGCACGTCGACATCCCGAAGGAAACCAACGTGGCCGAAGCCGTCGAAGGTCACCCGCCGCCGGAGGAAGGCGAAGAGGAAACCCACGGCGAGTCCGAACCGACGAAGAATTAG